A single genomic interval of Megalobrama amblycephala isolate DHTTF-2021 linkage group LG15, ASM1881202v1, whole genome shotgun sequence harbors:
- the LOC125246583 gene encoding HLA class II histocompatibility antigen, DP alpha 1 chain-like isoform X2 — MELYIFILTLTVVLSTDAEYAPQTSIYPKDDVQLGVQNTLICHVTGFYPPSLSISWTKNNVNVTEGMSLSQYRPKADGTFNAFSTFSFTPIEGDIYSCTVNHIALQGQPQTKTWDVDVALPSVSPAVFCGVGLTLGLLGVAVGTFFLIKGNNCN; from the exons ATGGAGCTGTACATATTCATTCTCACCCTTActgttgttctttcaactgatgCTGAAT ATGCACCCCAAACATCCATCTATCCAAAGGATGATGTGCAGCTGGGTGTTCAGAACACCCTTATCTGTCATGTGACTGGCTTCTATCCTCCATCTCTCAGCATCTCATGGACTAAGAATAATGTTAATGTGACAGAGGGCATGAGTTTAAGCCAGTACCGCCCAAAGGCAGATGGTACCTTCAATGCCTTCTCTACTTTTAGTTTTACACCTATTGAAGGAGACATTTACAGCTGCACGGTGAACCACATAGCCCTCCAGGGTCAACCTCAGACCAAAACATGGG ATGTTGATGTCGCCCTCCCAAGTGTTAGTCCAGCAGTGTTCTGTGGAGTGGGTCTAACTCTTGGACTATTGGGAGTCGCAGTTGGAACATTCTTCCTCATTAAAGGAAACAACTGCAACTGA
- the LOC125246583 gene encoding H-2 class II histocompatibility antigen, A-D alpha chain-like isoform X1 codes for MELYIFILTLTVVLSTDAELLHEYFGIHGCSETDGEDMHGIDGEEMWHADYNQKRGVVTLPDFGNPIVFPGYYETSVIEMKGCKSDVATLTNIFKSPPPEMDAPQTSIYPKDDVQLGVQNTLICHVTGFYPPSLSISWTKNNVNVTEGMSLSQYRPKADGTFNAFSTFSFTPIEGDIYSCTVNHIALQGQPQTKTWDVDVALPSVSPAVFCGVGLTLGLLGVAVGTFFLIKGNNCN; via the exons ATGGAGCTGTACATATTCATTCTCACCCTTActgttgttctttcaactgatgCTGAAT TATTACATGAATATTTTGGAATTCATGGATGCTCTGAGACAGATGGAGAGGATATGCATGGAATTGATGGAGAGGAAATGTGGCATGCCGACTATAATCAGAAGAGAGGAGTAGTAACATTACCTGATTTTGGAAATCCTATAGTATTTCCTGGTTATTATGAAACCAGTGTAATTGAAATGAAAGGATGCAAAAGTGATGTAGCCACTCTGACTAACATTTTCAAGAGCCCACCACCAGAAATGG ATGCACCCCAAACATCCATCTATCCAAAGGATGATGTGCAGCTGGGTGTTCAGAACACCCTTATCTGTCATGTGACTGGCTTCTATCCTCCATCTCTCAGCATCTCATGGACTAAGAATAATGTTAATGTGACAGAGGGCATGAGTTTAAGCCAGTACCGCCCAAAGGCAGATGGTACCTTCAATGCCTTCTCTACTTTTAGTTTTACACCTATTGAAGGAGACATTTACAGCTGCACGGTGAACCACATAGCCCTCCAGGGTCAACCTCAGACCAAAACATGGG ATGTTGATGTCGCCCTCCCAAGTGTTAGTCCAGCAGTGTTCTGTGGAGTGGGTCTAACTCTTGGACTATTGGGAGTCGCAGTTGGAACATTCTTCCTCATTAAAGGAAACAACTGCAACTGA
- the LOC125246568 gene encoding putative nuclease HARBI1: protein MKAQNCVFLSALTMACPFLRDVVDEEALVLRRAFRRERVFRDRLDPLAFPDDHLYERYRFSADGIRYLCRLLGPRIKHRTARSHALSVEQMVCVALRFFASGAFLYSVGDAEQLNKATICRTIRSVCLAIKALADVFISFPGHRRLCDMKEEFYRIAGFPNVIGAVDCTHIRIKAPSGAHEADFVNRKSFHSINVQMVCNADCVISNVVAKWPGSVHDSRIFRASEIYQCLSQGEFSGVLLGDRGYGCQPFLLTPFTDPQEAQQAYNHAHARTRARVEMTFGLLKARFHCLHKLRVNPVRACDITVACAVLHNVACLRKERAPRVPPAMDWDNPAIFPDDDSGRLLRDQYVLNYFS, encoded by the exons ATGAAGGCCCAAAATTGTGTGTTCCTTTCTGCTCTGACAATGGCATGCCCATTCTTGCGAGATGTGGTGGATGAAGAAGCACTTGTGCTGAGGAGAGCCTTCAGGCGAGAAAGGGTCTTCAGGGACCGGTTGGACCCACTGGCCTTCCCTGATGACCATCTATATGAAAGATACAGGTTTTCTGCAGATGGCATCAGGTATCTATGCAGACTACTGGGTCCCAGGATTAAGCACCGCACTGCACGGAGCCATGCACTGAGTGTGGAGCAAATGGTTTGTGTGGCCTTGCGCTTTTTTGCTAGTGGAGCCTTCCTGTACTCAGTGGGGGATGCAGAACAGCTGAACAAGGCCACAATTTGCCGCACAATAAGGAGTGTGTGTCTGGCTATCAAAGCATTAGCAGATGTCTTCATCTCCTTCCCTGGCCACAGAAGACTCTGTGACATGAAAGAGGAGTTCTATAGGATTGCAG GTTTCCCCAATGTCATTGGTGCAGTGGACTGCACACACATAAGGATAAAAGCCCCCTCAGGTGCCCATGAGGCCGATTTTGTGAATAGGAAATCCTTTCACAGCATTAATGTTCAG ATGGTCTGCAATGCTGACTGTGTGATCAGCAATGTTGTGGCAAAATGGCCTGGCTCAGTCCATGACTCCAGAATCTTTCGGGCCTCTGAAATCTATCAGTGCCTATCACAAG GTGAATTCTCTGGTGTGTTGCTGGGAGACAGGGGGTATGGCTGCCAGCCTTTTCTCCTGACACCTTTCACAGACCCCCAGGAAGCACAGCAGGCCTACAACCATGCCCATGCCAGGACCAGGGCCAGAGTTGAAATGACCTTTGGCCTCCTGAAGGCACGCTTTCACTGCCTTCACAAATTAAGGGTCAACCCTGTTAGGGCATGTGATATTACTGTGGCTTGTGCTGTCCTCCACAATGTGGCCTGCCTGAGGAAGGAGAGGGCCCCCAGAGTGCCACCAGCCATGGACTGGGACAATCCGGCAATCTTCCCTGATGACGACAGTGGTCGGCTGCTGAGGGACCAATATGTGTTGAATTATTTTAGTTAG
- the LOC125246577 gene encoding uncharacterized protein LOC125246577 isoform X2: MATRAAYFSPSEAQILMEAYEEVKDIIKKKGNTATVIKQREKAWQSIADRLNALNMNGPKRTWQQVKIKYKNILQNAVKKNTHRQGTGGGSPKADLTPAEDMALELNKGRPVLEGIPGGKETSIGSSQDATRFIQVSGSTVFLLEPPAQAPDDADPGESPSAAATAHDGDDDEEETISVDSRRHEDPDAIQWENQPGNISSQAIRKLYGNHLRRQIELADIDIQYKKKKIENLALESEIKKRTIRKLDLEIKKLERELQEDDTAQNKN, translated from the exons ATGGCAACTAGAGCCGCGTACTTTTCCCCGTCGGAAGCACAAATCCTCATGGAGGCATACGAGGAGGTAAAAGATATAATTAAGAAGAAAGGCAACACCGCCACAGTGATAAAGCAAAGAGAAAAAGCGTGGCAAAGTATTGCAGACCGCCTGAATGC ATTAAACATGAACGGGCCAAAACGGACATGGCAGCAGGTCAAAATCAAATACAAGAACATTCTGCAGAATG CAGTGAAAAAGAATACCCACAGACAAGGCACGGGTGGTGGGTCACCAAAGGCTGACCTTACCCCAGCAGAGGACATGGCCTTGGAGCTAAATAAAGGCAGGCCCGTCTTAGAGGGGATCCCTGGGGGGAAAGAGACGAGCATAGGTTCCTCCCAAGATGCCACCCGCTTCATTCAAG TGTCTGGCAGCACTGTGTTCCTGTTAGAGCCACCAGCACAAGCACCAGACGATGCTGATCCA GGTGAAAGCCCCAGTGCAGCAGCAACAGCACATGATGGAGACGATGATGAGGAGGAGACCATCTCTGTGGATTCCAGAAGGCATGAG GACCCAGATGCTATACAGTGGGAAAACCAGCCTGGCAACATA AGCTCACAAGCTATCAGAAAGTTGTATGGCAACCACCTCCGGCGCCAAATAGAACTGGCAGACATAGACATTCAGTACAAGAAGAAAAAGATAGAAAATCTTGCACTGGAGTCCGAAATAAAAAAGAGGACAATTAGGAAACTGGACcttgaaataaaaaaacttgAGAGGGAG CTCCAAGAAGATGACACagctcaaaataaaaattag
- the LOC125246577 gene encoding uncharacterized protein LOC125246577 isoform X1 yields MATRAAYFSPSEAQILMEAYEEVKDIIKKKGNTATVIKQREKAWQSIADRLNALNMNGPKRTWQQVKIKYKNILQNAVKKNTHRQGTGGGSPKADLTPAEDMALELNKGRPVLEGIPGGKETSIGSSQDATRFIQVSGSTVFLLEPPAQAPDDADPGESPSAAATAHDGDDDEEETISVDSRRHEDPDAIQWENQPGNISSQAIRKLYGNHLRRQIELADIDIQYKKKKIENLALESEIKKRTIRKLDLEIKKLEREVRYAFNVHCMLTVTQMY; encoded by the exons ATGGCAACTAGAGCCGCGTACTTTTCCCCGTCGGAAGCACAAATCCTCATGGAGGCATACGAGGAGGTAAAAGATATAATTAAGAAGAAAGGCAACACCGCCACAGTGATAAAGCAAAGAGAAAAAGCGTGGCAAAGTATTGCAGACCGCCTGAATGC ATTAAACATGAACGGGCCAAAACGGACATGGCAGCAGGTCAAAATCAAATACAAGAACATTCTGCAGAATG CAGTGAAAAAGAATACCCACAGACAAGGCACGGGTGGTGGGTCACCAAAGGCTGACCTTACCCCAGCAGAGGACATGGCCTTGGAGCTAAATAAAGGCAGGCCCGTCTTAGAGGGGATCCCTGGGGGGAAAGAGACGAGCATAGGTTCCTCCCAAGATGCCACCCGCTTCATTCAAG TGTCTGGCAGCACTGTGTTCCTGTTAGAGCCACCAGCACAAGCACCAGACGATGCTGATCCA GGTGAAAGCCCCAGTGCAGCAGCAACAGCACATGATGGAGACGATGATGAGGAGGAGACCATCTCTGTGGATTCCAGAAGGCATGAG GACCCAGATGCTATACAGTGGGAAAACCAGCCTGGCAACATA AGCTCACAAGCTATCAGAAAGTTGTATGGCAACCACCTCCGGCGCCAAATAGAACTGGCAGACATAGACATTCAGTACAAGAAGAAAAAGATAGAAAATCTTGCACTGGAGTCCGAAATAAAAAAGAGGACAATTAGGAAACTGGACcttgaaataaaaaaacttgAGAGGGAGGTGAGATATGCCTTCAATGTACACTGTATGCTAACTGTAACACAAATgtattaa
- the LOC125246577 gene encoding uncharacterized protein LOC125246577 isoform X3: MNGPKRTWQQVKIKYKNILQNAVKKNTHRQGTGGGSPKADLTPAEDMALELNKGRPVLEGIPGGKETSIGSSQDATRFIQVSGSTVFLLEPPAQAPDDADPGESPSAAATAHDGDDDEEETISVDSRRHEDPDAIQWENQPGNISSQAIRKLYGNHLRRQIELADIDIQYKKKKIENLALESEIKKRTIRKLDLEIKKLEREVRYAFNVHCMLTVTQMY, translated from the exons ATGAACGGGCCAAAACGGACATGGCAGCAGGTCAAAATCAAATACAAGAACATTCTGCAGAATG CAGTGAAAAAGAATACCCACAGACAAGGCACGGGTGGTGGGTCACCAAAGGCTGACCTTACCCCAGCAGAGGACATGGCCTTGGAGCTAAATAAAGGCAGGCCCGTCTTAGAGGGGATCCCTGGGGGGAAAGAGACGAGCATAGGTTCCTCCCAAGATGCCACCCGCTTCATTCAAG TGTCTGGCAGCACTGTGTTCCTGTTAGAGCCACCAGCACAAGCACCAGACGATGCTGATCCA GGTGAAAGCCCCAGTGCAGCAGCAACAGCACATGATGGAGACGATGATGAGGAGGAGACCATCTCTGTGGATTCCAGAAGGCATGAG GACCCAGATGCTATACAGTGGGAAAACCAGCCTGGCAACATA AGCTCACAAGCTATCAGAAAGTTGTATGGCAACCACCTCCGGCGCCAAATAGAACTGGCAGACATAGACATTCAGTACAAGAAGAAAAAGATAGAAAATCTTGCACTGGAGTCCGAAATAAAAAAGAGGACAATTAGGAAACTGGACcttgaaataaaaaaacttgAGAGGGAGGTGAGATATGCCTTCAATGTACACTGTATGCTAACTGTAACACAAATgtattaa